The sequence below is a genomic window from Perca fluviatilis chromosome 13, GENO_Pfluv_1.0, whole genome shotgun sequence.
actctctctctctctttccctttccctctctcAAGGTCCTCCACCTCCTCTAACACTCCAGGGTCAGGCTCTTCTTCTTCCAAGCCTCCCTCTAAACCTAAAAATTGGGTCGTCCAGCGTCTCAGCAAGATACTCATGCGAGAGGACAACCAGGGGAGCAAGAAGGGGGGCTTGAAagattttctctcctctctttgaaTATCTCCCTTGTCTTTATgtaaactctttaaaaaaaacatagggTCAGACCCATGTTTGTAACCTGTTTACACCAAAGCCTAAAGGGGAACTTTGATTTCCGAGTCGGTGTGGGAAGGGTAAGTTTGCCCACCAACACACCTATTGCTGGGCTGTTTGGAATGGCACTCCTGGTATCCTGAATGCAACAACTGGGAGCACTGGGCTGGCAATTTTAACTGTTAATCAGGGTTACTGCCTCTTCTGCTGAGCCAGTTGGAGGAGAATGCTTTTTTGTCTAATTTAGCACACGGCTTGGGTAATCTCCTATACTGGGGATGTTATTTTAAATGGAATGTTTGAGGAATTATTCAATATTTATCAAATGGCTGAAACATTGCAGGAAGCCCAACTGTGTTCTGTGGTGGCGCTTGTGGCATGACAAGCTGGTTTactttatttttgattttttttcccttaagttacaagtatacatttttatgataCGTATATATAAAACTATTTCACATTCATATAACTTGATGTCAAAACTTTTGTATTTGAATTGATTTACTTTTTTGGCCCTCTCCAGTGGGGAGATGTCTGTGTAAATTCATTTGGTATGTCATTGGCTAAACATGACCAGATgacacatgtatatatgtcgTTGCATTTTTGTACGTGCATGCAAAGGATTTTGGAACTGTGCACTCACCAGTGAAAATATTTGTAATTATCATCTAAAATGGTACTCATCATTTGCTGTTTACATTGAAAAGGCACATCTTGCCTAAAACCTGTACAGGAAGACTCATTGACAATCAATATTGTCAAGACttctatttctttttatattttctttggaTACATGTTTTTGAAAGGTTACTCTTTTCATCTTTTTGTTTAGAGCAGGAAtttgaatatactgtatgtattgcgTTTTGTACTTCCTGATTAAGTACCTGTTTTCCATTAGCTGTTATATGTACAGTATCCTGAAATACCTCACATTTGTATTCCACCTACACTGTGatttactgaaataaaaccTTTTTCAGTCTAGGAAACTGTGCTGTGTATTCTTACTCTATACTCTGTCTATACTGCAACTTTAGTCTTGCAGATTTTGTGTCCATGTCTCTGCAGATATAGATGTAAAACATGTAATTAATCCAGCTGCATTTACTGGGGATTTTTAAGGAGTCTTTACAGATAGACCTATATTCATTACAAAGAAATATTTTGTGCCAGAGATGTAAAATAAGAACATGCATACTGTacacagtaaaataaaacagaacaaatGAATGTACATGTAAAACTAAAGGATGTACAAGTTAGAAATGGCAGTGCATAGAATGAATGCAAAGATGGAAGAAATCCTCAGAtattttaagataagataaacctttattgtcattgcacagagACCCATACAACGAAATTGTGAATGCCACAACTGTAGGTGCATTAAAGATAGTAAACAAGATACACAATAAATAGCATGTTTACATACCAGTGTAGAATTACTCTGTAACAAGTAGAAGTCCTGTAGTCAAAATGATACTTCAGCATCAAAATATAGGCTTACTTAAAGgacaaaaagtaaaagtgctcattatgcagaatggcccatttcagaataatatatattactgaataataattattgatgcattatgGACATTGTTGCACCAAAAAGGTGggtcttatttttaactgtatATACTGCCAGGTAGAATGAATTTCACAAATGGATCAATAaagtcaattcaattttattgacagtgtcaaatcataacggTCGTTATCTCAGGAGActttacagagagagtgagatgcCATAGgaacactataatttacagagacccaacaagtggagtaaaaagtaaaatatttgctTCCAAATGTGGTGGAGTAGAAGCAGAAAATAGCAGAAAATGGCAATAATCAAGTAAAGTGCCTCAAAATTGTaaattaagtacagtacttgagtaaatgcacttaGTTAAAAGGTATAAAGTATAAACAATTAACTAAACAGAAAGGGGCAATTTAGTGCTTGGAgtaattcttcttcttctcccttttcttctttttaatggcGACCTGCTTAAAGTAATTATACGGTACTTTGTGCTTTGTCTAAAGAAGCCAGCTTTCAATCCAGCATCCCTtccatacagtctatgatcccTTCACGTGTTAACGTCAGTGTCCTGCAGGTGGCGCTGGACTTTAACTAACCAATCCGGCTGCACAGGAAGTACAGCAGGGCAGGCAGCACCATCAGAGAAATGGCTGCTAGTTAGCTGCTGGCTAGCACGTTGGCCGATGTTTATTACCGTAACGTTATAGCTAACATATGACCCTTGAATGCAGCATTATTTATAAGTTAATGACTTTCCGGGGGCGCAGTTTGTCAATATCAGGGCAATGTCGGACAGAAAGCGAAGAAGAGAGAAGGATGACCGACGAGACAACAAGAGACACAAGTCgtccaaacaggattttgagaaactcaaaacacacacgaaAAAACTCAACCAAAAAGTCCAACAACTGAAACACGTTGAGACGTTGTGAGTAATATTACGGAGAGCTTACTGTTGAATCTCGCAAACTTATGCATGaattatacatttaaatatacAGGTTTTCTCTCGTCACTGCAAGTAATCCACACTTATAATTTTACCCCAAATACTTGCTTTTTGAGcggttaacgttagctttacTTGTGTGAGTTTGTTTTGGGAATGACAGCCGAGTTTGAGATTAACGTTAGTTAATTCTGCAGTTAAATTACGTAAGTTAATTCTGCAGTTACGTAAGAATTAACGTCAGTATTATCTTTGTTTCATGCAGCTATGAGAAACCTCCACCAGGACTCATAAAGGTAACGTTACATTTAGTGAATGCCGAGAAGCTTTAAAGAAACCTATCGTTTTGGACTAGACACATAAACGGTTATTATTTACTCAAAGAAATGCTCAGAAGTGACAGTTACTGTTGCAGGAGCACGAGGACAAACCAGAGGACTGTATTCCTGCTGAACCAGGAAATGAAGAAGCCAGGAGCTTCCTGGCCCACGCCCCCACCAAAGGGCTGTGGATGCCTCTGGGGAAGGAGGTGAAGGTGATGCAGTGTGAGTACAGTTAAACTAAATTCAGCAATATCGGCCACGATTTGCAATGAGAGAGGGATATATGTGCTGTGTTTACAGCTGTCTGTATCTGCAGGGATTTAGTTTGTTCCACAAACCTCTTTAACACTTCACACAGCTACAGAGGTGAGGGATGGGTGTGAGAAGTAATGCTCATCTTTAATTTtacacttttataaaaaaaaaaaaaaaaagaagagaatatACCCGGGTCCTATGATACGTCCCCTTGCTGCGACTTTTACGTGCCTGTTTTCATTGTTCTTTTGAACTTAAATACCTCTCATATCTCTCATCTTCAAATTAATTTTgactgtgttgttgttggttaAATGGTTTTGAATAGTTAAATTAATCCAAGGTTTTCACCTTAGATCATGTGCTAGAGATTGAGAAAGAGTTGCTGTTTTTTGTGATTCAAACAATATGCAGTGTCTTCTCATATGACCACACTTGTACACCCACAATTATGATTAAAGATCTCTAGAAAGGGTTTAACCTATGCTAATAGATTTTGGAGACTCCCCTGTATACAAATGTTATAAAGTTATATTGGCTATAGAAGTAACAGCAGCCCTTCTAGTTCAGGAACTGTAGGTGGGAGTAAATATCCACGTGTGGGCATCGGTCTTAACAAGTGACCAATGTAACTCGATTCACCCCTGTTcacgatttaatttttaaatgactttgatttttttttttttttgatttgacaattaacatgttttaattatgtaaatacatgttcaaggagttcagatagagcctgtatcagggccatatttagttcaatgtgttatatgtcactatttttggtagcctactgtacttaataTAGCCAGTAtgaactttattttctttattcattgaaccctctatgtttacaggcttgtgcgGCGATGTGCAATttgctataggtgccaaaaaattggtactgccaatttgttttgtcatggttcatgtgtgcaatgaaaattacacttcgtgagaaaaaaatcgtggcagagaatcgtaATATTAATTCTAAGCTATaaaaaaaatcgtgattcatatttttccccgaatTGTGCAGGCCTAAATGTAACCACAAGAGCTTGATTATTAACATCACGTCTATTGTTTGTCAGTTGCTAGTGATTTATACTGGTGTTGGTAGAGAGAACCTTCTGTCTTTTTGCTCAGAAAAAGACTGTCCTTGTATTCAGCATCCATTCATTTCTTCGTCTTTCTTATTTTCATGCTGCATGAACAGCCAGGGACTTACCCCTAATTTCCATCAGGCGCATCTGCGCTGcattgtgcgtgcatgtgtgcgtgcatgtgtggtTGCTTGCATATGACGATGAAGGCTGTGGGATGTGGTTGAAAGCTAAAGAAAGAGCTTGTACATGGTGCTTGAGTTAAGATTATGTTGTACTACTATTCCTAAGGTCAAGAATGTACCTTCACGCCCATATTTCATCTATTTTATAGCAACGATGTACCTGTCACATCAGTTTATTTTTCCCAACTCCAcagatttatattttgttacctttgctGCAGGTTGGAGATGCAAGAACTACGGCCACAGGACAGGAGACAGGGAGTGTCCGTTCTTCATCAAAGGCAACCAGAAACTAGAGCAGTTCAGAGTGGTGAGTTTGTTAACTGcttagaaaaaaaagtgagcCCACCCATAGTTATTTAGAGAAGGTATCAAAGAATGGTCCACTGTCAAAGAATGTGGGTTGGTTTGTGGCAAGGTCAAGGAGCTGTGACAGAGACAAACACGTGTGTCTGAGAGCTGGCTGAGGTTACCAACAGATCTGGGGCATATTTAGTTTACACTGGGGAGCATGTGGGCAGCAGACTTCTTCACACAGCCTGTTCCAGTGTGCCTGTAATAGAACAATACCTACTGCAGGAACACCAAGCCTCTGCAATGATTTCCATAAATGCAACTGTGCCATATTTTCATACCTCGTATTGTCACAgggaggtttaaaaaaaaaaagaaggaaaaatgcTGACATAACAATGAATAGTAGCAACTCTCATTGTAAGCAGTATGATTCCACCCCCCCTTTCTTCATAGTAGGTGATGACAAATTGCATTTGGTCTTTTAGGCTCATGAAGACCCAATGTACGACATCATTCGGGAAAACAAAAGGAATGAAAAAGAAACCAGGTAcacaaactcttttttttttcttcttttttttttatcgtgcttGTTGTTCATATCCTTTGCTATAATTTCCCTGAATAAGAGTCTGATTTTTAAACTTTACTATATTAAAAGTCAGACAAAAGAGGCTGGTCTCGGCCAGTTAGATCATACTGAGgaccctgcaggttgttgttttcCCACAGCGGAGTGGGACACTCGGATGACCTGGAAATTCTTTCATGTGGCTGgttctctgtgtctgtttctagCAAATAGTGTTTGACAccaggggggtgtgtgtgtgtgtgtgtgtgtgtgtgtgtgtgtgtgtgtgtgtgtgtgtgtgtgtgtgtgtgtgtgtgtgtgtgtgtgtgtgtgtgtgtgtgtgtgtgtgtgtgtgtgtgtgtgtgtgtgtgtgtgtgtgtgtgtgtgtgtgtgtgtgtgtgtgtgtgtgcgtgcgtgcgtcatTACAAAAAGGTTATTCAAAGGCCAGTAGCGCTTTGAAGTCAGTTGCGTGTCTGTGCCACATTAATTTTGGCATCTTCGTTGAAAGGGAAGTGAAACAGTCCAACCTCTCCTTGCTTTGCTTTCCAATATACAGTATTGCATGATGGAATTGTAGATATGAGATAATTATTAGAAGTGCttgcatctacagtatattcatTTTGAAAGTTCGTTCTTCTGCACTTACTGTACCCAGTTTGATATCAGACTTGGTCCAGTTATTTTCTCATGTTCCCAAAATGGCTTATTTTGCATTGCCCATCTAATCTTTTAgacttgttttactgttttcatttgtattccacacattttcataaatat
It includes:
- the rp9 gene encoding retinitis pigmentosa 9 protein, whose amino-acid sequence is MSDRKRRREKDDRRDNKRHKSSKQDFEKLKTHTKKLNQKVQQLKHVETFYEKPPPGLIKEHEDKPEDCIPAEPGNEEARSFLAHAPTKGLWMPLGKEVKVMQCWRCKNYGHRTGDRECPFFIKGNQKLEQFRVAHEDPMYDIIRENKRNEKETRIQQLQQMLQDSTSSNSDSSSSSSSSSSSSSSSDHHRSKKRKKRKDKKKKDKKKRKRKRKHKSSKTSDCSDSD